Proteins encoded in a region of the Raphanus sativus cultivar WK10039 chromosome 8, ASM80110v3, whole genome shotgun sequence genome:
- the LOC130499168 gene encoding uncharacterized protein LOC130499168 — MDLLRQEILKKRQSLSEESGGKKFYKRSEIEQKKLQKLREEERREHELKAQRRAAAEAAASGGGKSSTNSSAPASSTTSASTKSESSAAAISDSKSLADEKNIETLILPRQEVIRRLRILKQPMTLFGEDDQARLDRLKYVLKEGLFEVDSDVTDGQTNDFLRDISELKKRQKSGIMGDRKRKGRDERGREEGERGETRDGELSSGGESSDVDADKDLKRLKSNFEDLCDEDKILVFYKKLLIEWKQELDAVENTERRTAKGKKNVATFKQCARYLTPLFNLCRKKGLPSDIRQALMVMVNHCIKRDYLAAMDHYIKLAIGNAPWPIGVTMVGIHERSAREKIHTNSVAHIMNDETTRKYLQSVKRLMTFCQRRYPTMPSKAVEFNSLANGSDLQSLLAEERHFGGDRAQVSEERLRLMPSSQNDS, encoded by the exons ATGGATCTGCTGAGGCAAGAGATTCTGAAGAAAAGGCAGAGTCTCTCCGAGGAATCTGGTGGCAAGAAGTTCTACAAACGATCCGAGATCGAGCAGAAGAAACTGCAGAAGCTTCGCGAGGAAGAGCGACGCGAGCATGAGCTCAAGGCCCAGCGAAGAGCCGCCGCAGAAGCAGCAGCTAGCGGCGGTGGCAAATCATCTACTAATTCATCCGCCCCTGCCTCTTCTACAACCTCCGCATCCACCAAATCGGAGTCGTCAGCAGCTGCTATCTCCGATTCCAAATCCCTAGCCGACGAGAAGAACATCGAAACCCTAATTCTCCCGAGGCAGGAAGTGATTCGTCGATTGAGAATCCTCAAGCAGCCGATGACTCTCTTCGGTGAGGACGATCAGGCGCGTCTCGATCGGCTCAAGTACGTGTTGAAGGAAGGCTTGTTCGAGGTCGACAGCGACGTGACCGACGGGCAGACGAATGATTTCTTGCGTGACATCTCTGAGCTGAAGAAGAGGCAGAAGAGTGGGATCATGGGAGATAGGAAGAGGAAAGGTAGAGatgagagagggagagaggaaGGTGAGAGAGGGGAGACTAGGGATGGTGAGCTCAGTAGTGGTGGTGAGTCTAGTGATGTTGATGCTGATAAGGATCTGAAGCGTTTGAAGTCTAACTTCGAGGATCTATGTGATGAGGACAAGATACTTGTGTTCTACAAGAAGCTGTTGATTGAGTGGAAACAGGAGCTTGATGCTGTGGAGAACACTGAGAGGAGAACTGCTAAAGGGAAGAAGAATGTTGCCACTTTTAAGCAGTGTGCTAGGTACCTTACTCCTCTCTTCAACTTATGCAGGAAGAAG GGTTTGCCATCTGATATCCGTCAAGCTTTAATGGTGATGGTTAACCACTGCATAAAGCGGGACTACCTCGCTGCAATGGATCACTACATCAAACTAGCCATAGGAAATGCACCGTGGCCCATCGGTGTGACTATGGTTGGGATCCACGAACGTTCTGCGCGAGAGAAGATTCACACCAACAGTGTTGCTCACATCATGAACGACGAGACCACTCGAAAGTATCTCCAGTCTGTTAAAAGATTGATGACATTCTGCCAACGACGTTACCCAACTATGCCTTCTAAAGCCGTTGAGTTCAATAGCTTAGCCAACGGAAGTGATCTACAGTCGTTGCTCGCTGAAGAGAGGCATTTTGGTGGTGATCGTGCACAAGTCTCGGAAGAGAGACTCCGCCTCATGCCTTCTTCTCAGAACGACAGCTAG